The nucleotide window CGAGGTCAACAGCTGCGGCGAGGGCGTGCCGAAGCGGATGCTCACGGCCCCCGACCGCCGCGGCGACCAGCAGCAGCACCGCCGGACGCAGCGAGAGGGTCGACAGGTCCTCGTCCACCCCGCCGAGCCGGACGAACATCGGCCAGTCCTCGCGTACGCAGCCGGCCAGCAGCTCGCCCACCGCCATGAGATCGCGCCGCAGGTCACGGGCGAGGCCCGGAGCTGGCTGGGGCAGCGGGTCCAGCAGGACACCCGCCCGCGCCCCGTCCGGGAAGAGCGCCAGCCGGCGGCAGAGGGCGAACAGTGGCCGGTCGTCGTCGAAGGTGGCGTCGAGCACCCGCCAGGCGAGCAGGTAGCGGCGCACCGAGTACCGGCCGGTCTCGAAGTAGCCGGACTGCCGGGCGGCGAGCTGCCGAGCGTACGGAGCCGGGTCCACCGGTCCCGTCTCGGCGCGGCGGAGTGCCGTGTCGATCCGGTCGGCGGCGAGCAGGCCCGATTCCAGGGCGAAGCTGATGCCCTCACCGGTGAACGGGCTCACCAGCCCCGCCGCGTCGCCGACCAGCAGCAGCCCTGGCACACCGCACCGGGACGGGTCGAAGTCCAACCGCAGTGGCGCACCGGTCATCGGTCCGGCCGGACGGGCCGCCCGGAACCGGTGGTCGGTCGCCACCAGCTCGGTGACGAAACGCTCGTACAGCACTCGGACGTTCTCCCGGTGGGTCGGGTCGAAGAGGCCCACGCCAACGTTTGCCGTCCCGTCGCCGACCGGAAACACCCAGCCGTAGGAGGGCAGCACCCGCCGGTCCGTGACGTCCGCCAGCGGAAGGTGGATCTCCAGCAACTCGTCGAGGTCCGCGATCTGGGTGAAGTAGCCCCGGACGGCGAACCCGGTCCATTCCCGGTCCGGGCTACGCAACCCGGCCTGGTGAGCCAGCCGCGAAGAGGCCCCGTCGGCGGCGACCACAGCCGGGGCACGCACCGGAAAACGGCGGCCCGCGTACTCGACCTGCACGCCGTGGACCCCGGCGGCGCCGCCGAGCAGCCGGGTGGCACGTGCCCCGGTCCAGAGCACCGCGCCGGCGCGCACCGCCCGCCGGCACAGCACCGCGTCCAGCTCCAGCCGGGGCACCACCATGCCGTACCCGGTGCCGTCGGGGTCCTCGTAGTGGAAGTCGCGACCGCCCCGCCCGCGCATCCGGATCCGCACCCCGCCGACCCGCTGGGCACCCGTCAGCTCGTCGAGCACTCCCATGTCCGCGAGCAGACGTACGGCGCTGCGGGTCAGGCCGTCGCCGCAGCACTTGTCGCGGGGGAACTCGCGCCTGTCGATCAGCAGAACCCGGCGGCCCAGCACCGCCAGCCGGTAGGCCGCGGCGGCGCCGCCCGGGCCGGCGCCCACGACGACCGCGTCGAAGCCGTCGAGCCGGTCCGGGACCATCGGCGGGTCCGGCGTAGCCATCTCAACCGGCCCTGGTGACGGCGTAGTCGGCGAGTCGGACCAGCGAGTCCCGGGCCGGGCCGGGCGGCAGCGGGTCGAGTCGCCGGGCGGCCCGAGCGGCACGGCTCCGGGCCTCGGCGAGGACCTCGTCCACGGCACCCGAAGCGACGACCAGCTCCGCCACCTCGGCCAGCTCCGCCGGGGTGGGCTCGCGTACTTCCAGGAGGTCGCGTACCCGGCCGGCCGCCGGTGTGTCGCGGGCCAGCAGGCGCAGCACCGACATGGTGTAGATCCCTTCTCGCACGTCCGTCAGTGGCCGCTTGCCGAGCGCCGCGTAGCTGCCGCGCACGTCGAGCGCGTCGTCGGCGAGCTGGAAGGCGACGCCGAGGTCGTGGCCGTACCCGGCCAGCGCCTCGACGGTCGCCGGCGGCGCCCCGGCGAGCAGCGCGCCCAACCGGCAGGGCAACTCGAACAGGGTCGCTGTCTTGCCGGCGATGATCTCCAGGTGCTCCGCCTCGGTCAGCCCGGTGTGGAACGCGTTCTCCGTCTCGCGGAGCTGCCCGGTGCAGAGCGCGACCAGCGCCGCGGCCGCCTCCCGGCCGTACCTGTCGTCGAAGGCGGCGAGCAGGGCGATCGCCCGGGCCACCAGGAAGGTCCCGGCGACGACGGCCGCCGGCTCGCCCCATTCGGCGTTGACGCTGGGGCCGTGCCGCCGCGTGACGGCGCGGTCCATCACGTCGTCGTGGTAGAGCGAGGCCAGGTGCAGCAATTCCAGCGCCGCGGCGGCGTCGAGCAGATGTGCCGAACGGACGGTGCCGAATTCGGCCGCGACCAGCAGTAGCGCGGGACGGATCCGCTTGCCACCTCGGCGCTGCAGTGCCGTCGCCATCGCCCACAGCGCCGGGTCCGACGCTGCGACGGCGTCCCGCATCCGCCGGTCCAGGCCGGCCAGCGCCTCCCGGGTACGGGCGCTGGCCAGCCAGTCCAGTTCAGGTGCGTCACCCACCGTGACCGGCGCTCCCACCGCCACCGCAGCCACAGCCGCCGTCGCCGCGCCGCCCACTGCCCGGAGCGCACAGAGTGGGCACCCGCTCGACCAACTCCTGCGCCTTCTGCAGCAGCTGCTCGTCGTCGAGCATCCGCAGGATCTCCATCGGAGTACGACCAACGGCGTCGTTCGCCAGCGCCAGCACCTCCTCGGCGGCGGAGAGTTCCTCGGTGGTCAACCGGTCCGCGAAGCGGCGCAGCGTCTTGCGGGCCTCGTCGATGTGCTCGGTGGTGAGCGTCGCCTCGGAACGCTGCGGCTGGAGCATCGCCGCGCGGGCCGTCTCGGCGTAGGTGTCGTAGAGCTTCTGCAGGTGCCGCCGGTCGGCGTCGGAGAGCTTCGTCGCCCGCGCCCGGGCGACCAGCCGGTCCTCGTTGGCGAAGTAGGTGTCGACAGCGAACCGGCCGACCCGGGTCTGCTGCAGGTAGCGCTGCCGGAACTCCTTCTCGACCGCCACATCGAGGTCGACGTCACGGTCCAGGACCCGGCGGGCGGTGCTGCTGGAGGCGCAGCCGCAGGCGCTCTCGTTGCCACCTTCGCCGCCCAGGTAGACCACCGACCCGGAGTCGCCACCCTCGGACAGGTGGGCGGTGGCGATCTGGCCCTCGAAGCTCAACACGCCGACGCCGGGGCCGTAGTCGATGCTCGCGCTGACATCCAGCTCGGTCACCGTGGAGGTGGTGTACTCCGTGGTCCGGCCGACCTTCTCCACATTGCTGCCGATGTCGACGCCGGCGATGGCGTTCGCACCGCTCAGAAACGTCACGTCGAGCTGTTGCAGCACCTCGTCGATGGGGTTGATCAGGGTCCGGTTGCACGAGCCCGCGAAGAGCAGACCGATCGCCGGGTGGTCGCTGTTGGCCACCGGGAAGATGTCGTCTTTCACCCGGTCGACCACGTCGTTGGGCTGGGAGACCTGGCCGATAGCGCAGTCCACCCGATTGCCGGCCGCGTTGATCATGACGAATCGCTTGAGCGTGGCGATGGTGTCGGCCGGCGCGGTGCCGCCGTCGGCCGGGCCGGGCTGCACGATCGCGTCGCCGATCGCCCCGGCGTTCGAGTTGGCCAGCACGTGGTTGTTGCTCAGGATGCAGAGCGACCCGTCGGTGTTGTCGGTGACCAGCGCGCCGAGCGTGCCGGCCGTGACGTCGATGTGCGCGACGCTCACCCCGTTGGGCGCCGGGCGTTCCCGAGCGGTGAACTCCTGGGCGAAGAACGGGCCGGTCTCCACCACGTCGACCTCGACGAAGTCGGGCCCGAAGTAGACCCGCCGCGGCAGCAACCGGGTGGTCGGTAGGAACTGCCTCGGCACCTTGCGTACCACGTACACCACCAGGGCCGGCTCGTCCGTGCGGCGGCCGCTGACCTCCCGTCTGCCGTAGGCGAGGCCGCTGACGTTCGGGTCGCCCAGCAGCCCGGCCAGTGGTCCTCGACGGGCCGCCCGGGCCAACGCCCGGGCCTTGACGTAACTGTCGTCGTTGGAATTGGACATGGCCGCCTCCTGCCGATGGAACGGGGTGATGGATCAGGTTGGGCGGGCCTCGAACGGCCCGGTGAGCACGAAGCGCAGCGCGACACCGTCGACGCGCTCGCTGGTGCGGGCCACCAACACGGGGTCGGTGACGTAGACGGTGATGACGTACGGTCCGGCCGGGTCGGGCCGACCGATGCCGGTGCCGACTGCGGCGAACCGTCGGGTGAGGTCAGCTCGGTGCGCGGCCAGCACGGCACGGACGGCGTCGAGCGAGCCAGGCTCAGCCACAGCAGCCGCCACGCAACGGCGGGTCGGATCGGCGCGCCGGGCCGGTCGCAGCGGGGTCGATCGGAACCGGGTGCGACGTGGGGTCGCCGTGTTCGTCAGCGGAGTCGTCGTCCGGCCCGGAGGCGTCGGCGTACTCGGCGCAGAGCCGGACCAGCAGCCCTTCGGCCGACCGCCCGACGATCCGGACGGCGACGATGCCGGGGCCGGTGAGAGTCACCGTCGCCGGGCCCGGAGGCGAGTTCGCCGGCACGTCGACGCGGTCGAGTGGCGCACCGTCGTCGTCGAGCGCGGTCAGCTCGACCGGTTTGCCGCCCTGGTTGACCAGGGTGACGATGACCCGGTCCGCCGGGTGGGGCAGTCCGACCTGGACGCCGGCGCCGAGTTGCAGGGCCGCACCGCCGGTAGGCGGCCCGACCGCGACGACCACCCGGCCGACGCCGTCCACGGAACGGATGAGGAACTCGTGGTCCGTCCACTCCGCCGGGAACTGGGTGCCGGGCTGCCGGCCGGCGAAGTCGAGGCAGTCACGCGGCCGTGGCGGCGGCGGCTCCGTCGGGCAGTACGGCTGCACGGCCAGCAGGTCCACGTCGTCGAACCACACCCGCCCGCCGCCCCTTCGGGGTTCACGCCCGTCGGCCACCGCCTCCAGGAAGACGGTCAGCGCGGCGGCCTGGGCAGCGACGCGTACCGTCAGCGGGCTCCACCGCTGGGCGCTCGTGCCGTCGCTCCAGACGACGGCGGCGGAGGTCGGGTCGGTGCCGCCGGTGGGGTCGACGCCCAGCCGCGCGGTCGAGGGGTCGGCCTGGTCGAGGTCGTACCAGGCGGTGAGCTGGTAGGCCCAGCCCGGGTTGGCCCCGATCTGCTGCCGGACGCCGACCCGTTGCTGCGGCCCAGGCACCAGCCCCTGTGCCCGGCGACCACCGTGCACCACGAAGTTGCTCGCGGCGTGCTGGCCGGTGCCGCCGGCCGCCGAGCCGGCGAGCACGTATGGCTCCCAGCCGTTGGCGACCTGTCCGGTGGTGCGCTGGGCGAACCCGTCCTCGAAATGCCGGTTGACCACGTCGACGGCCCGGACCACCAACTCGTCGACACCTGTCCCGCCGTCGTCGTCGGTGACCGTGCACCGGGTCAGGAACGTTCCGCAGTCCGGGTAGCGGTGGGACAGCACGGCGGTCCCCCGGCCGATCGGCGGCTCGTGCGTCTCGTCGACCAGGGCCGGCAGCGGCGGGGTGCAGTCGCCGAAATCCCAGACCGCGGTGTGCGTGTCGCACCAGCCGGGATCGGTGAACCGGGCGGTGAGGGTCAGGACCGTGCAGGGGTAGGTGAACAGATCGGGGCCGGCATCGACCGTCGGCGGGACGTTGCGCACCGTCACGGTTCGGGTGTCCGTCGCCATCCCGCCGTTCTGGTCCCGGACCCGCAGGGTCACCTCGTACACACCGTTGTCGCACCAGGCGTGCCGCACCGTGCTGGTGCCCTCGGCCCGGGGTGGGGTGTTGGTCTCCACGACCGTGCCCGGTTCGGTGGGTTGGGCGTCGCCGAAGTTCCAGGTGGTCTCGTGGGTGTCGGCGTACTCGACGTCGCTGAACCGGCCGACGAGCGTCACCACCTCACCCTCCTCGACGGTGAGGTCCGGGCCGGCGTCGACAGTGGGCGGCACGTTGGCGACGTACACCAGCGCGAAGTGGCGGCTGGTGGCGCCGCCGGGCTGGTTGATCGTCAACGAGTGCGCCGCCAGGTAGGTGCCGCTGGCCGCGTAGACGTGGTTGACGTCCGCGGTGGCGGCCGGTCCCGCGCCGTCGCCGGTCAGCCAGGTGTAGCCGGCGGCGGCGCTGGTGTGCCCGGCGGCCAACAGGAGGGCCGACTGGGCCGTCCCGGTGTACGGCCCGCTGCTGCGGGCGGCGAGCACCTCGGTGCTCTCGCAGGAGCTGAGCACCTCCAGGTCGCCACCGAGGAGGAGCCCGTCGGCGTTGATCACGATTGGGTCGAAGAAGACAGCCCTGACCCGCCCGATCCGGGCCAACTCGGGCGGCCAGCCGGTGATGCCGCTGACCGCTCCGGTGATCGGGTCGACAAGGCGCGACCCGCCGATGTTGTTGACCACGGCCGTGATCACCGCGGCGATCACGATGATGATGACCCCGATCAGGATGCTCCCGGCGCCGAAGCTGATGAT belongs to Micromonospora ureilytica and includes:
- a CDS encoding geranylgeranyl reductase family protein, which produces MATPDPPMVPDRLDGFDAVVVGAGPGGAAAAYRLAVLGRRVLLIDRREFPRDKCCGDGLTRSAVRLLADMGVLDELTGAQRVGGVRIRMRGRGGRDFHYEDPDGTGYGMVVPRLELDAVLCRRAVRAGAVLWTGARATRLLGGAAGVHGVQVEYAGRRFPVRAPAVVAADGASSRLAHQAGLRSPDREWTGFAVRGYFTQIADLDELLEIHLPLADVTDRRVLPSYGWVFPVGDGTANVGVGLFDPTHRENVRVLYERFVTELVATDHRFRAARPAGPMTGAPLRLDFDPSRCGVPGLLLVGDAAGLVSPFTGEGISFALESGLLAADRIDTALRRAETGPVDPAPYARQLAARQSGYFETGRYSVRRYLLAWRVLDATFDDDRPLFALCRRLALFPDGARAGVLLDPLPQPAPGLARDLRRDLMAVGELLAGCVREDWPMFVRLGGVDEDLSTLSLRPAVLLLVAAAVGGREHPLRHALAAAVDLGLLAGLAVDSAREEPRSTGPRPTPWGNRFAVLVADFLLARAYEFAAQGGGPVVAEFAEALTVACEGRAQELRDDPSSGGGAGGAVLAGRAAIAFELPCRLGGRLGGARVPVVNALATYGREVGAAHALGEQLRELAGASRWGGAAQPGAVAPDDPRVAGLLGLIAEHAQRAREALRIVPAGPARELLGWLATPGLPGPVDPEGRVMSVT
- a CDS encoding polyprenyl synthetase family protein, whose product is MGDAPELDWLASARTREALAGLDRRMRDAVAASDPALWAMATALQRRGGKRIRPALLLVAAEFGTVRSAHLLDAAAALELLHLASLYHDDVMDRAVTRRHGPSVNAEWGEPAAVVAGTFLVARAIALLAAFDDRYGREAAAALVALCTGQLRETENAFHTGLTEAEHLEIIAGKTATLFELPCRLGALLAGAPPATVEALAGYGHDLGVAFQLADDALDVRGSYAALGKRPLTDVREGIYTMSVLRLLARDTPAAGRVRDLLEVREPTPAELAEVAELVVASGAVDEVLAEARSRAARAARRLDPLPPGPARDSLVRLADYAVTRAG
- a CDS encoding PKD domain-containing protein; the protein is MADTHGFEVVIEATPPVLRKALQGAWKSAECGDTSTDEGRIPQYLPVPAGLGIGGFTTAGGQVEIPRDQLDATPRPDIDGCELTFGLIIQVTVADPPVPSAQLLDLTATAHAAVPIGVLPDSKNVGLRFDGLPRSAVTATLTSGDPLAPKLVQILGEYVHSAYENGGPGGVLHPGIPAIPHEQDDTGLVLGLGVGSYTLDTHLEIYDDQADPAHRIDVSQPDPGHVLISMPVYLRMFHIVGSGVAPALADPMAVETRLAITVPLETPPGAYTLRFDTATVVAGPINPAPGIEGTHFTTNNATLFGFLDNALQAQLNQQGAALVHGFGAQSVVVPTVAQIETAIGDLLFGDLVGRGFLALWTPEVGGEVFEADTVATRVFADLLVIAINAGEGADIGAMTNVVPAGRDFAILLDGTIVQENIDSARVTNGWADSDLPRRVDQGDDKADVRELDVVLRDGSIRMTGELTVIDAILGSIDVDASFRADVGLHWTPSGDLDPDGVQRMDNHLIGEPDVDPEESVLFWVIAIILAIISFGAGSILIGVIIIVIAAVITAVVNNIGGSRLVDPITGAVSGITGWPPELARIGRVRAVFFDPIVINADGLLLGGDLEVLSSCESTEVLAARSSGPYTGTAQSALLLAAGHTSAAAGYTWLTGDGAGPAATADVNHVYAASGTYLAAHSLTINQPGGATSRHFALVYVANVPPTVDAGPDLTVEEGEVVTLVGRFSDVEYADTHETTWNFGDAQPTEPGTVVETNTPPRAEGTSTVRHAWCDNGVYEVTLRVRDQNGGMATDTRTVTVRNVPPTVDAGPDLFTYPCTVLTLTARFTDPGWCDTHTAVWDFGDCTPPLPALVDETHEPPIGRGTAVLSHRYPDCGTFLTRCTVTDDDGGTGVDELVVRAVDVVNRHFEDGFAQRTTGQVANGWEPYVLAGSAAGGTGQHAASNFVVHGGRRAQGLVPGPQQRVGVRQQIGANPGWAYQLTAWYDLDQADPSTARLGVDPTGGTDPTSAAVVWSDGTSAQRWSPLTVRVAAQAAALTVFLEAVADGREPRRGGGRVWFDDVDLLAVQPYCPTEPPPPRPRDCLDFAGRQPGTQFPAEWTDHEFLIRSVDGVGRVVVAVGPPTGGAALQLGAGVQVGLPHPADRVIVTLVNQGGKPVELTALDDDGAPLDRVDVPANSPPGPATVTLTGPGIVAVRIVGRSAEGLLVRLCAEYADASGPDDDSADEHGDPTSHPVPIDPAATGPARRSDPPLRGGCCG